A region of Paenibacillus thiaminolyticus DNA encodes the following proteins:
- a CDS encoding GNAT family N-acetyltransferase, with protein sequence MKLQGERIELTLIAEQDLDFLCRMECDKDLWHFEESVPSEEEARENFLEKFAINEDEEGASYDFVVRLTSDQAASPIGIAQIWSYVDWRKSWEIGFAILPEYGGRGYGREATELLLALAFNKLGAHKVVGMCNAHNHRSSALMEHIGMRREGVFKEELYWNERWTDQFFYSILYSEYAAQGKTR encoded by the coding sequence GTGAAACTACAGGGTGAAAGAATCGAATTAACTTTGATCGCAGAACAAGACTTGGACTTTCTGTGCCGCATGGAATGTGATAAGGATTTATGGCATTTTGAGGAGTCGGTTCCGAGTGAGGAAGAGGCAAGGGAGAATTTTCTGGAGAAATTCGCTATAAACGAAGATGAAGAAGGGGCAAGCTATGATTTTGTCGTAAGGCTGACTTCGGATCAGGCAGCCAGCCCTATCGGGATAGCACAGATATGGAGCTATGTCGATTGGCGGAAAAGCTGGGAAATCGGGTTCGCGATATTGCCGGAATATGGGGGACGCGGTTACGGACGTGAAGCGACGGAGCTGCTGCTGGCATTGGCGTTCAACAAGCTGGGTGCACATAAGGTCGTCGGCATGTGCAATGCCCATAATCATCGTTCGTCAGCGCTGATGGAGCATATTGGGATGAGAAGGGAAGGCGTGTTCAAGGAAGAACTGTACTGGAATGAGCGTTGGACGGATCAGTTCTTCTATTCGATCTTGTATTCGGAATATGCCGCACAAGGCAAAACTCGGTAG